The genomic interval TGAGTAGGGTCGAGGTTTAAGAAGAATCAGGGCGTAAGTTTGGTTTTGATGGTGTCAAACAGACTGCTGAGCTGTCCTCCCATGGCCGTTAAGCCAACAACAGCCACCAGAGCCACAAACACCAGAATCAAACCGTACTCCGC from Bacillota bacterium carries:
- a CDS encoding Flp family type IVb pilin, with product MVSQVKRLFVEERGQGMAEYGLILVFVALVAVVGLTAMGGQLSSLFDTIKTKLTP